Within the Herbaspirillum sp. RTI4 genome, the region TTTCTGAAGCCATTATTTTTTCTCCAGTCCCAACCGTAGCATTTTATTTCTCAATCCAACCCGCGACAGGCCCAACTCCTTGGCCGAGTGTGTTTTATTCCAACGAAATCGCAGCAGGGTTTCTTTAAGAATGGCCGCCTCAACCACTTCCAGTCGCTCCTGCAAGGTGCCGGTTTGACGCATGCCGCTTATCCCTGCCGCCGCCTCTATGCCGGCTGTCATCGCAGGATGACCTTGCAGCACTTTGCTGGAAAATGCCTGCGCATCAATCTCTGCGTTTTCATTGAGCGTCAAAGTAAGCGCCCGATAAATTTCGTTGCGCAACTCACGGACATTGCCCGGCCAAGGGTAAGTGATCAGGCTCGCCATTGCATCCGGCGCAAAACGTCGCGCTGGCATTTTGAGTTCCTGTGAGGCCTGTGCCAGTAAGGCCTCAGCAATCGGTACGATATCGCCAGGACGTTCGCGCAGCGGTGGCATGGTCAGTGTCATGCCGGCCAGTCGATAATACAAATCTTGCCGGAAGCGGCCAGCATGCACTTCCTGCTCCAGATCCCTATGCGTGGCTGCAATCACGCGCACATTGATGGGAATCGTTCGCGTACCGCCAACCGGACGCACTTCCCCTTCCTGCAATACCCGTAACAACTTGACCTGAAACGCGTGAGAAGTGTCGCCGATTTCGTCCAGAAATACGGTGCCGCCATCGGCGCGCTGAAAAATGCCGATATGGTCCTCATACGCGCCGGTAAAGGAACCGCGCTTATGACCGAACAATTCGGACTCGAGCAGATTGTCCGCTATCGCACCACAGTTCTCGATGACGAACATCGCCTCCGCACGCGGACTTGCATAATGTATGGCCCGTGCCAGCAACTCTTTCCCCGTGCCCGATTCGCCCAGTACCACGACCGATAAATCATAACGGGCCACGCGCGCGGCCAATTCGCAAATGCCATCCATAGGACTGCCCGCCACACGGATAATGCGGTCGAAATCGAAAGTGGATTTTAAGAGCGTGCGTTTGCCTTCCGCACGCGCACGCAATACCGAGGTGCTGGTGCGCAGTTCCAGATCGAGGCGATGCATGTCGAGCTGCAAGATACGCGCTTCTACTGCGCCACGCACGGCGTCCAGCAGATGATCCGGCATCCAGGGTTTGAGAACGTATTGATAAATGCCCGCATCGTTGATGCCGGCAATAATGTCTTCGGTGTCGGTGTAGCCTGAGATGATGATACGCACCACATCCGGCCAGCGCTCGCGCACTTCCTTGAGAAGCTGCACGCCGGTCGTTCCCGGCATGCGCTGATCGCACAAAATCACTGCTATTTCATGCTGCGAGAGCAAGGCCCGCGCCTCCTCGGCAGAGCCCGCCATCAACACCGTGAAATCTTCTTCCAAGGTGCGCCGAATGGCGTCCTGCGAGCCTTTTTCATCGTCAACGACAAGAACCGTCGGCAGGCTGCTTCCCTCAGAATTATTCATATGTAGACGCCGGATTTCTTCAAAATAGCATTGCGATGTATCGCCAGATGGCGTGGCGTCCATGCATGCGGCGTCTTATGTACAAAATCATAACGCGCAATAGGCGCGCCGGGGTGAAATGAAAAAAATGGCGATACATTCAAAAGCATGAAAAACGCCAGACGCAGGTTTAGCAGATGCGTGGCAGCTGTTCGCCGGACAACCAGTCAACAACGCGGCGGCCGCCAAAACGCGTACGCATTTGCACGAAGCCATGCGGGTCATCGGTGACCGTGCCAATCCGAGCTGCTTGCGCGCCCAAGGGATGCGTGCGCATGGTCGCCAGCAGTAACCCGGCATCTTCAGGAGCGCAGATCGCAATCAGCTTGCCTTCATTAGCGACGTACAAGGGATCGAGTCCCAGAAATTCACAGGCCGCATCCACTTGCGCAGAAATCGGAATCGCTGCCTCGTCCAGCATCATGCCGACACCGGACTGCTTGGCGATTTCATTGAGCGTGGTAGCCAAACCGCCGCGTGTAGGATCGCGCAAAACATGTACTCCGCTCACGGCCGCCAACATATGCGCCACCAGTCCATGCAGAGCAGCGGTATCGGATTTAATTTCCGTTTCGAAATCGAGAGATTCGCGCTTGGACATGATGGCCACACCATGATCGCCCATCGTTCCTGAAACCAGAATCACATCACCGGGACGCGCTGCGGCACCGTCGATCACAATCCCCGACGGAATCACGCCCACACCGGTCGTCGTGATGAATACGCCATCACCTTTGCCGCGTTCCACTACCTTAGTATCACCGGTCACGATAGACACGCCGGCCTCCCGCGCCGCCTGTGCCATCGATTCGACAATGCGTTTCAAATCCGCCAGCGGAAAGCCTTCTTCAATAATAAAACTGGCGGCAAGATAAAGCGGCTTAGCGCCGGAC harbors:
- the hypE gene encoding hydrogenase expression/formation protein HypE; amino-acid sequence: MNTIVKKSYVRSLDFKKGCIDMGHGAGGRASAQLIEELFLVAFDNEWLRQGNDQASFAAPVGRMVMATDGHVVSPLFFPGGDIGCLSVHGTINDVAMSGAKPLYLAASFIIEEGFPLADLKRIVESMAQAAREAGVSIVTGDTKVVERGKGDGVFITTTGVGVIPSGIVIDGAAARPGDVILVSGTMGDHGVAIMSKRESLDFETEIKSDTAALHGLVAHMLAAVSGVHVLRDPTRGGLATTLNEIAKQSGVGMMLDEAAIPISAQVDAACEFLGLDPLYVANEGKLIAICAPEDAGLLLATMRTHPLGAQAARIGTVTDDPHGFVQMRTRFGGRRVVDWLSGEQLPRIC
- a CDS encoding sigma-54 dependent transcriptional regulator, producing the protein MNNSEGSSLPTVLVVDDEKGSQDAIRRTLEEDFTVLMAGSAEEARALLSQHEIAVILCDQRMPGTTGVQLLKEVRERWPDVVRIIISGYTDTEDIIAGINDAGIYQYVLKPWMPDHLLDAVRGAVEARILQLDMHRLDLELRTSTSVLRARAEGKRTLLKSTFDFDRIIRVAGSPMDGICELAARVARYDLSVVVLGESGTGKELLARAIHYASPRAEAMFVIENCGAIADNLLESELFGHKRGSFTGAYEDHIGIFQRADGGTVFLDEIGDTSHAFQVKLLRVLQEGEVRPVGGTRTIPINVRVIAATHRDLEQEVHAGRFRQDLYYRLAGMTLTMPPLRERPGDIVPIAEALLAQASQELKMPARRFAPDAMASLITYPWPGNVRELRNEIYRALTLTLNENAEIDAQAFSSKVLQGHPAMTAGIEAAAGISGMRQTGTLQERLEVVEAAILKETLLRFRWNKTHSAKELGLSRVGLRNKMLRLGLEKK